GTCCGCATAGGTGGCCTTGAAAGATTGAATTGCAGTCAGTCGGCTTTGATGAGCGAGTCCCCAGAGGTTTCTTTGAGCGATTTCAAAGCCACCGCGAACGATATCAAAGCTTCCGACACCGGCGATCAAACTGATCGCAGTCTGGCGTTTGAGTGAGGCGTCGTAGATGACATCCCATTGTCCTCCGCCAATGTCTTCGTAGTTGACCTTGATGTCGCGGAAGATTCCCAACCGGCTGAGTTTATCGCGTCCGCGTTCCACTTCACTTCGGTTTAATAATTCACCATCCTTGAGGTTGGCCTGGCGTTCCAGCAGGGCCTGGTTGGTTTTTCCGGTTCCTTCGAACTTAACGTCTGCGATATGAATTTGTTCACCAGGTGCGACGATCAGTTTTATTTGCACGACGACGCGTTCGTCGGACCTTTCCAGAAACTCGAAATCGCGCTCAATAGCTACCTCCGGATAACCGGCGGTGTAATAGTTTTTACGAATGGTTTGCACTTCACTCAGTAGCCATGCCGGAGTGAAGCGCTGATCCTCCAGCTTCTGATCTTTAAGAAGAAAACCGCCTTCCTGCTTTGTGTCCATGACGGTTTTGCCTGCTTCGTTCGTCTCTTCAATGAGCAATGGGCCAGGGCTTTCGACTTCAATGGTCAAGGTGTCGACAAATACAATGGGTCCGGGATCGATGGTCGCAGTGACATTTACTGCGCCGGTTGCCTCGTCTTTTATGCTGTTTCTTTCAGTGACTTTAGCCCGGCGATAGCCGAGATCACGTAACGATCCGATGATACTGTCCAGTCCACCTTGAAAACGTCCGGGCGTGTAGTAACGATCATCGCTATCGACAATCAAACGATTGGTCGGGTAAAAGAATGTGAGCGTGGGTTGTGTTATTTCGTCAGGAATGCCCTTGATTTCGATTGAGTCATAATAAAATAGAATTCCTGAATGAATACTGAATCGTACTGAGTCTCCCTCAATGGATCTTGGTATCTCAGGTTGGACTTCGTCTTCCGACCAGACACCCTCCCAGAGTATTTGATTGTCTTTGGAAATACTGGCTGTGATTTGTGGATGAAGATAGCCTCTACGCTTTATTTCTCCCGACAAAATCCAGAGTGCGTCCTCAAGGTAGATTTCATCAAAGACTTGAAGCGCTTCATCCTGTGGCTCCAGTATCTCCAGGGAACGTTCGAGTTCAATGTTTCCAAAAAAGCCGAAGCCATCGATTTCAATATGAGTGTTGCCGATCAGCCCAAAGAGTGCTGCCGCATGCGCCGGCGTTGTCAAAGACAAGACCAGACACAACGTGAGTGCTAGTAGTCTTATTCTTCGTAGATAGTCCATTTAAAATCGAGCGTATATGCGTCGAAGCGATCATACTGGCCAACCACGGCCCAGATTTCATTGATGCGGTAAATCACACGAATGGTATCCCGACCGCCTTCTGAAATGTCTTCAGCGATGAAGACTTGCAGTCGATCATCAAGTGGGTCAACGAGGCCAAGGTCTACGAGGATGGTATTGCCAACAAAGACACCGAGGCCAGCAAGCCGGCTTTGACTCGACCGAGAATTGTCGTCCGGGATTTGCCCCGCTGTAACCATTAACAGGATGTCGCCTGCTTCCAGACTTGGGGTTGATGAAAAAGCAAGCTGAGGATCGTCCGGTGTTCCGGTTAATCGCATGGTCAAGTCGTAGCCATAGGCGCGACTGGTGGCGGTGACATCCAACTGTGGCTGGTAAGGGTCATCCTGGGTCACTGTGACTGTTCCGTTTTGCACTCGAAAGTTGGCGAAGGGGAACATGACAATGCCCTTGCTGATACTGGCTTGTCCAAAGGCAAAGGGTTCACGCATGCGTCCGCTCAGGTCAAAGTCCGCAGTGACCTTACCTTCGAAGACAGGGGTTCTGACACGTAGAAAATCACTACCGATGATTTTTACATCCAGACGCCAGCGGGACATGGGTTCGTCCTCAACGGAGAAGTAGGGGAAGCGCCGATTAGGGTCACTACTTGGGCCACCGCCACTTTGGCTGAATGCAGTAAGGTCGATCGTGTAAAAGCTCTCATTGAGTTCGATTGTACCGCCCAGTGTGGTTGAGCCGTTATCATCTGTCGTTAACGTGAGATCTGGAGTGCCACGCATGATCAAACCTGGTGATCGGACAAAAGGAATATTTTCCCCTTGGATGGTCAGATCGTAATCCGGTTTTTCGAGATTCTGAATACCGACGGTTCCACCTATGGCAACTTCCCTTCCTCCAATGCTCGCTTTGGCGGTATTGATGGTCAGAGTGGTGTTTCGCAGTTCAAGGTCGGCTACAATTCCGCTGAGTGCCCCCACTGGTTGTATTGGACGCGTTTCGACATCCTCGATTTGAAGTTTACCGTTCCAGTCAAATCCTGGATTGATTTCGCCAATGAGTGATATGGTGCCATTGCTGCGAATGACGGTTGGCAACAATTCTTCAAAGGCGGAAACCGGGACGTCCTGGAAATCGAGTCGTGCGGTTAGTTTTTCCAGGTCCGGCACTTCGCTTGATGTTGCAAGATTCCTCCATTGTTCCGTGCTCATGGGAAGCGTCGCTGTGGCTTCCAGTGGATGTTCGGCAATTACGAGTCCCAGTTGTTCCACTTGAATCTGATCTGGTTGAAAAGTCATGGAAACTACAGCCTGACTGACGTCGGGGATTTGACCGAGATCGCTGCTATCGTCAAAAGAAATACTGTCGAAGCCTGCTTTAAGAAAACCTTTGGGCGCAATGAGCGAACCATTCAGGACGAGATCAAGATATGGAGCCGATACTTTGGCGCCGCTTTGACCCTCCAGCCAACTCCAGATTGCTGTCGCACCTGGTTTGGCCGTTAACTGAAAGTCCATCGACTCATCGGGTTCAAGGATGATAATCTCTGGTTTCGTTGGGTCCAGTTCGATCGGCATCGTGCCTTTGCCCTGTAAAAGCATTTGATCATCCTGCGATGCTTCCAGATTTTCGATGCGGATGGTTTGTCCATCACTCAGGAGTTTCAGGTCGATTTGGAAAGGGACTTGATTGCTTGGTCCGCCAAGAATCTTTGCATCGAGATCAAAGGTCATCGGCCCTTCATTCCATTCTGCGTTCAAAGAAAATTGATTGAGGTCGGATGGAAAGGGAAGGGGAGCCTCAAGGAAAAGTCCGAGCCAGATGGCACTGACATTAGAGGCGGATATCATTGCCTTTCCTTGCCTTGGCCAATCGAGAGAACAATCCGCTTCAAAATGTCCTCCTTCGGAACCATCCAGACTAAGCCTGGAAACCCTCAGTTCGCTTTCTTCCGTCACTTGTATTTCAAAGGGCTGCTGCAAAGTTAAATCAGCGTAGTTTTCGACTTTAATAAGCGCTTCCTTGATTTCAGCAGTTTTAATCGCATTTCCCAGGTCGGCTGAGGCGTTGAGTGTGAAGGCGACCGCATTGGCGTCGCCTTTTATATCTATATTGGAAAAGCGAAGCGCTTCCGCTGTCCAGTTGAGGTCACAGTTAAAGCTGTCCTGACCGATTTTGAGGTCTGTTAAGCTGGTCTCACCAGAGTGCCTGAGCTGATCAAATGGACCACTGGCTTTCGCGTTGAATTTTAGGCTGGTGTAAGTGGCACCAGTCAGTCCCAGGCTTTCAGCGAGCAACAGTCCGATATTACCATCCGCAGTTGCAGCTTCCAATTCTTGGCTCTCCAGATTTGCTTTCGCATCGAGTTTGATGCGCGAACCGTCCTCGGTTGATGCGATGATTTCATTAAAGACCAATAAGGGCCAATCCAGTGAGCTTTTGCCATCGATTTCGGCAGAGGGATATTGCGCATAAACCAATCCGCAGGTGTTCCAATCGGCATGGATCAGTGGTAATTCTTCTCCTCGATTTTTGACTGTGATGTCTGCATTGAAAGTACCCTTGAGGGGTAGGAGCTTTTGTTGATTGAAGTTCGCATCAATGGTCAATTGCGCGTCAGGAACATCCGCGAGGTTATCGAACGTGATGCTGATCGGATTTGAAAGTTGGGCATTGAGCCAGCCGCCATGCGCTTCCAGTGATTCGATGGTTACGGATTGCAGGTCACCAGATGCATCTACTTGAGCATGTAGCGTTGGATAATCTTCTGACTCATCAGCTTCAGGCTCTACATCAGCAACCAGTTGAACCGCATACTTTGAATCTGCCCAGGTTGCTTTGAAATGGACCACAGGTTGCTCGTAATCATCATGCAGATCTATCAGCTCTTCAGGAATGGTAATAGTGTTTGAAGTGAGCTCTGCGGTAAGCGGGATAAGCCCTCCATCATTCCAGTGAGCGTTGAAAAGGATTTTAGCTTTCTTGCGAATGATTCCACCAGAGATATCCAGTTGCGTTGGTTTTACAGTGATTCCAGCTATCGTTTCCGGCACTATTTCATTTGGCGCGATTTTGAGGTCGAGTACCCGAGTTTGTGCATTTTGCTCTGGCGAGAGCATGAGTTCGATTTGGATGGGATCATCGAGATTGGGCAGAATGGCTTTTAAGTTTATTTGCCAGAAGGCCAAGCTGGCCTGGGGGACTTTGATTCGAAAACCGTGCTGTTGATAATGAAGATTGGTAACAGTGATGGATTCAAACCAATCGCTGGCGAGTACGCCGAGATCGTTATACTCACGAGCAAGTTCAGGCAGATTTGTTGGTTGGTCTACTTTGCCTAATGTTGTTTTTGCTGAAGTGCCTCCAGACTCAATAATGTTTACATCGGAAACCACAATCGATGGTGCGAATTTCCCCAGAATACGAGCTAGGAGAATTACTGGGGGAGAAGGGGCCTCGATGCGCTTGACCGTTGCATTCAAGTTTTCTCCATCATCATAGCGGACATCGTTAAAAGCAATCGTTCCAAAGGACAAGGTTTCATGGCTGCCAATCTCAACATCATATTGCCTGGCAAGGTCTGCCGCCACCGAACCAATCCACCAAGGCGATGAGAAGAGCGCTGCCACTGCGATAATCGCAAGCGTCATCCCAAGAAGCAGGGTGATCGCAAAGACTTTTTTCGCTATTTTGAGCGGCATGCGCTGTTGTGTTGGATTCGATGTAAGATTGTATTCCAGCCTGTATCTAGACTATCGAGAATGAAAGAGGGTATGGAGTAAGAAGTAAGAAGGTGGAAGTGAGAAGGCAGAAGTCGGGAACGACCTTTTCTTTCTGTCAAATTTTACCTAATTGAAAAATACTTTTCTAACTCCAAGTTGTTGATTACCATGCATTAAGCTTTGCCGTTTTGCCTCAGCCTTCTGACTTCTTCCTTCTCACTTCTAATTTA
The Rubellicoccus peritrichatus DNA segment above includes these coding regions:
- a CDS encoding BamA/OMP85 family outer membrane protein; this translates as MSLTTPAHAAALFGLIGNTHIEIDGFGFFGNIELERSLEILEPQDEALQVFDEIYLEDALWILSGEIKRRGYLHPQITASISKDNQILWEGVWSEDEVQPEIPRSIEGDSVRFSIHSGILFYYDSIEIKGIPDEITQPTLTFFYPTNRLIVDSDDRYYTPGRFQGGLDSIIGSLRDLGYRRAKVTERNSIKDEATGAVNVTATIDPGPIVFVDTLTIEVESPGPLLIEETNEAGKTVMDTKQEGGFLLKDQKLEDQRFTPAWLLSEVQTIRKNYYTAGYPEVAIERDFEFLERSDERVVVQIKLIVAPGEQIHIADVKFEGTGKTNQALLERQANLKDGELLNRSEVERGRDKLSRLGIFRDIKVNYEDIGGGQWDVIYDASLKRQTAISLIAGVGSFDIVRGGFEIAQRNLWGLAHQSRLTAIQSFKATYADYTYTIPQVFGDDTDFFLSADYLRREEISFDRVEYGGTAGLQRYFSDINTTASAAYSYGLVDAKNTDFAVSPGPTRSLVSSVIFKANKNELDNPVFPTRGWQVFGTSEFAFTQLGGEVNFQRIEVGGAWHHPLDSQGLVLHTGLKHGVVTSVGSASENIPVPKRFFLGGENTVRGYRRDQASPVNSQGQEIGAVSYLLWQGELEQRLTELISVVGFVDAVGNAEQISEYPFNEVLVSVGVGISLRTVVGPLRFEYGHNVKKRTDDPNGTFQVALGFPF
- a CDS encoding translocation/assembly module TamB domain-containing protein; this encodes MPLKIAKKVFAITLLLGMTLAIIAVAALFSSPWWIGSVAADLARQYDVEIGSHETLSFGTIAFNDVRYDDGENLNATVKRIEAPSPPVILLARILGKFAPSIVVSDVNIIESGGTSAKTTLGKVDQPTNLPELAREYNDLGVLASDWFESITVTNLHYQQHGFRIKVPQASLAFWQINLKAILPNLDDPIQIELMLSPEQNAQTRVLDLKIAPNEIVPETIAGITVKPTQLDISGGIIRKKAKILFNAHWNDGGLIPLTAELTSNTITIPEELIDLHDDYEQPVVHFKATWADSKYAVQLVADVEPEADESEDYPTLHAQVDASGDLQSVTIESLEAHGGWLNAQLSNPISITFDNLADVPDAQLTIDANFNQQKLLPLKGTFNADITVKNRGEELPLIHADWNTCGLVYAQYPSAEIDGKSSLDWPLLVFNEIIASTEDGSRIKLDAKANLESQELEAATADGNIGLLLAESLGLTGATYTSLKFNAKASGPFDQLRHSGETSLTDLKIGQDSFNCDLNWTAEALRFSNIDIKGDANAVAFTLNASADLGNAIKTAEIKEALIKVENYADLTLQQPFEIQVTEESELRVSRLSLDGSEGGHFEADCSLDWPRQGKAMISASNVSAIWLGLFLEAPLPFPSDLNQFSLNAEWNEGPMTFDLDAKILGGPSNQVPFQIDLKLLSDGQTIRIENLEASQDDQMLLQGKGTMPIELDPTKPEIIILEPDESMDFQLTAKPGATAIWSWLEGQSGAKVSAPYLDLVLNGSLIAPKGFLKAGFDSISFDDSSDLGQIPDVSQAVVSMTFQPDQIQVEQLGLVIAEHPLEATATLPMSTEQWRNLATSSEVPDLEKLTARLDFQDVPVSAFEELLPTVIRSNGTISLIGEINPGFDWNGKLQIEDVETRPIQPVGALSGIVADLELRNTTLTINTAKASIGGREVAIGGTVGIQNLEKPDYDLTIQGENIPFVRSPGLIMRGTPDLTLTTDDNGSTTLGGTIELNESFYTIDLTAFSQSGGGPSSDPNRRFPYFSVEDEPMSRWRLDVKIIGSDFLRVRTPVFEGKVTADFDLSGRMREPFAFGQASISKGIVMFPFANFRVQNGTVTVTQDDPYQPQLDVTATSRAYGYDLTMRLTGTPDDPQLAFSSTPSLEAGDILLMVTAGQIPDDNSRSSQSRLAGLGVFVGNTILVDLGLVDPLDDRLQVFIAEDISEGGRDTIRVIYRINEIWAVVGQYDRFDAYTLDFKWTIYEE